The genomic window GTCAGAAACCCATTGATTATCTGACAGACCAAGCGCATCCACCATATAATGCCAATGATCTTCAAACTCCCACACGTCATAATCGAACATCATGCATTTCTTAAATTCAGAAGTAAATCTGGGGTTGCTTAGGTTAGAAGTGGCATTTCTCAGCAGATGCCATGCACACAAATGGTGATAGGCCCCAGGAAACACCACTTTGATTGCCTTTTTCATCGCTCCATGACCATCTGTTATCACACACCCAGGTGCTTTACCCTTCAGGGCGTCCAGGAACTGTTGCAACAACCAGGTGTAAGTCTGCTCATTCTCATTTGCAACTAGCGCAGCCGCAAACACAATTGTTTGGTTATGGTGATTCACTCCAGAAAACATAACCAGTGGACACATATACTTATTCTTCCGATATGTCGCATCAAATGCGACGACATCCCCAAACAAACCATAATCCAGCTGACTGCAATTATCCGACCAAAATAGGTGCACCAAACGACCCTTTTTGTCCGCCAAATAACGCACAAACATTCCAATATTGGCCTGCACCGTTGATTCTAGGAACTTAAGGCAAGCCATCGCGTCCCCGCCAATGAGCCTCTGTTGCTTCCCTATCTGGTTATACATATCCCTCTTTAGAAACGGAAGGTTTTGGAATTTCCCGGAAGTTTGCACAAAAGATGAATAAATCTGTGGCGTTTTAATCCCAACTCTAAGCATCATGTTCATTTGTTCTAAGGCGGCTGCATCCATTTTCCTATGGCCCGGTAGCATGAAAGTCAGTCTATCATCCAGCAACTCGTGGTTGTGAACGTCCTGAAAGTGTGATATTATCCATCTACCACTTTCGGAGTGCACGTGGACGCGCATCTCTGCCTCACAGCCGCATCTGGTCTCCGCCTTCGGCTCACGTTTTCGTTGTGTGCCGTCGTTAACGGACCCCATTCCTCTGAACCCCTACCGGAAACATACAAATTCTTGTTGAGTAACCTCATTCCTCACATTTCGCCGAATCTTATTCTTCCTCACAGCGAAACCATTCATCTTTGCATACAAACTGTAAAACAAGAATGCCACCGATCGATCCGGAAAATGACACATCAGAATCTCCTTTGCAGTGATTTGCTTGAAATTTATACACCCCAACTCTGCAATACCGTCCACTGCTCTCTCCTCCCAGTTGTCAAAGAAGCTTTCCCCGAAATTCTCCTCTGCATCCAACTCCACCCCTAATTTCCCATCCTCAACGTCGTCACCGAATTTGTCACCACCAGGACCGAAGGCATCGCTTCCATCGCCTCCCTCTTCTTCAGCAGACAATGGCCGGTAACATTCGTCCGCCGCAGATTCTCCCTCCATGCAGTCCTGCGCAAAAATGGCGTTCACGGATTAACATCTTTTTACATCAGCCATAATACTCTGTAACAAAAAATTGTCGAAACACTACCGTGCTCTGTCCTACCTTGTTTGCCACCCAGAAAATAGACCATGAAACAATATTACCGCCCACACCCTAAATCCCTTAAATCCAGGGCTTCGCCGTCATTTGAGATGATGGTTTATGGCAGTCGCTCTTCATCTCCTCGCTCTACCAAATGGGCTAAAACTCAGTCAACAGCCCATTCATACAAGGGGAGTTCGAATGGAAAAATGTATAAATTGAGGGGTGATAACACTATATACAGAACTATATAGGCAATGTTGTAAATAACAAAAAGACCTGCCACCAAAGCAGAAACTTGTGTCAGAGGTGACAGGTGCATCAATCTCCTCATTTGGACCGGTGCATGCTATAACTCACCTTATTTTTGGACTACCAACAGCCTGACCCATATAAAATCCATATTTTTTATGTCAAAATCTCTCAAAGGTTCCTGCAGTAAACCACACATTGTTACCGCACTTACAATAACTTCCAGATTTGTCTAAAATTTCATACACTTATTGGATACACTAACCACTCTACATGTGTCGTATGGCTATTGCACAGTCAAATACAAGCCATCCTTAGGCTTAGCCACCTATCTCCATGCCACCATAGAACCCACATATATAATGgttattataaattatatattataactTTTTTTAAGTATACTTCAAATTAATATTTGATTTCTAAATTATTGTAGAGcacaataaattatatatatgttaaattaaatggttgatttttaattttgaggTATTGTCATGTGATATTATGTCAATAAAAATAAGATTTAATTATTCTGCAGGTTTctttaattttactaaatttttaattagatctctatacttttttttttcaattgggtccctgtatgttaaatttttttttcaattgagtccctgTTAATGTTTAACGTCACAAAAAAtgttaataaattataaaatgacTTAATTATCCCTGTTTTCTACCAATAAACACTCCATGTTTCTAACTTATCTgaaatttctcttctttttcgttttttcaTTTCCAGTTTTCATCTTCCACAAATTTATGGCTCAAAGTCAAGGAACTTCTTTCAATAAAAAGctcaattaattattaatttgaattttttttatttcagtttTGTACTTAGATATATTTAGTGtttaatttgtacaaaaaaaTTCTTTCACTGGTTTATTTTCCtgttaaaaaaaatttgcatCATCATCGGCATGGCATCGTTCACAGTTCATATGCGAACCAAAACCAATCAAACAGCAAAACCACCCAAACCATAAAAAGTTTCAAATCCTAGCACCCAATTTGAAATCCACAACTTCAACTACACCAATTGATATCCGGCTATCACTAATCCAGAAACAAAATACCTGAAACTGTTCACTACTATCTTATACCTAACAGCCATCAACCATCACTCAAACACCAACAGATCCTCAACCTTCATAAAAAAACAGAAgcagatttgaaaaaaaaaaatagaacagtTTTTTTTGTAGTAAATAAATCAAttcttgataaaaaaaaatgtgttgacaaaaaaaaatcttttttttttcactgagACAGAACCTCCATCAGCGGTGTCGTCTGTCTTTCTGCTCCGATCTCTCTTTACCGAACTCTTTTTCTGCATGCAGCAGCACCACGGCCCTTCTCTCACTTCTTTGCACCGCTCCTCTGACTTCTTGCTCTTAATACCACTCACCGctgccattcttcttcttcttagccACTTCAACCACCATCACCATCGTCTCTTtctctttctgaaaaaataaataataaataaaagaatttactgagttttaaaaaaaagaacaaaataaaatttactcTGTGACCAGAAGCTTGCATGCACAGCCGGCGTTGTCTCTGatttcttgttcttcatctatGCTGTTCGCCAGAAACAGAAAATCTGCCTTCTTCTTCGTcacctcttctttcttctcattGTCATCCTCTGGAACTCTGGATCGTCACTGTCACCATCACTGACGAGCTCCTCCTTACTCCTCGCCAGTGATCTAAGACTCTGCCGCCATCTCTGTCTCTTTCACCGGCGAAGTCTTCTTCTCAATGGCCGGTGACATCTCTCTTCTTTGGGATAAAATGAAAGGGGTGCTTTGGGTATTTTGAAAAATACATATTTGTTCAGCTAGCCACTCCAACCAAATGACAAGAATATTCGTTTTTAGCCAAAAATATTCGGTTATCTTAAACGTTATACTCACggcagggacttaattgaaaaaaaaaaataacgtacagggacccaattgaaaagaaaaaaagtataaggacctaattaaaaattcggtgAAACTGTAGGAacctgcagagtaattaaacctaaaaataaCTACTTTTATATTCATCGCTTGAATGGTCATCTAAAAAAACATATTTAATTGAAAGACGGTATAATATATTTTAggatcccgctagggagacaacggattatttgtacaatgtgtacaatgggctattgagttacaaaatgaacatctcccatacctagaataaccatccgagtactagcgataataaacatcttcccaaaagcttaaactgattttggggttcaccaagcctcaaactcttgacctttcgaatctagcactctaataccatgcatgataccactcatcccaaaagcttcagctgatgggaaaaagtaacactaatgattatatctctaatactctctaaactttcattgtacacattgtataaatattccattggttCCCAATACTTTCCCtatattttattctattaatGTATCAAAAATAAACTAGCTCAatgttatattatttaaaattttaacatgtTGAAATATTTCACCACTCAAATTTTATATTATGATATTAAATGTTATAATTAATATTGATGTATTGAATAAGTGATGCTAAATATTTATCGAACAACTAAtgcaaataaaaatcaaataagatttTTTTTANNNNNNNNNNNNNNNNNNNNNNNNNNNNNNNNNNNNNNNNNNNNNNNNNNNNNNNNNNNNNNNNNNNNNNNNNNNNNNNNNNNNNNNNNNNNNNNNNNNNNNNNNNNNNNNNNNNNNNNNNNNNNNNNNNNNNNNNNNNNNNNNNNNNNNNNNNNNNagttttttttaaaatatacaaGTTTTTCCAAAATAAGTTGTAAATTTGTATAGATTAATTTATCCAATACAAAATTCTTTAAGGATGATTATATGATCTAACATTCATTTATATTTCACCATGAAGAAATGCACTTCTAGAAAGATTGAGCTCCCTAATAACATCCTTGATGTTCATTCTTTCATTGGGAGATTCCATTGAACAAGCAAGTGCAATTCTTGTTAGAGAAAACACACAAGTCTCTTCTTTTGGAAGAATGATGATCACATTCTCTATAATGCTTTCTTCCTCAGTGGATCTTCGTTGTATTTGATTTGTGAAGAGAGTTGAGTCCACAATCTCTAGCAGGTTGTTTGAATATGCCATGTTCACATAATGATGTAGATTTTCTCCATCTTTAAACATTTCTTCTGTTGGTCTCTTTCCACTTAACATTTCCAATGCTAAAATTCCAAAAGAATATGTGTCACCTTGCATTGACGCCTGAGAACCTATTCCATACTCTGTAATAGTTCATATAGTATATTATTAATAGGGTTTAGTTAATATATGTCTTAAGGGTGCATGATAAATTTATGGGTTAtgttacgtgtacactaaaatcagctactaaaatcagtcatcaatataaaatacatgttgcaatataaatacatattaaaaataaattaaatcacacatatatttatatataaatacattgatgattgattttagtggctgattttaataTACAAAAAACATTTTCTTAATCTTACCattagtaaaaatttttaaatgtttTCATTTAAGGAATACAAAACAAATATATTGAAAACTTAATTTTTTTAGGGTGTGTTTGATTTacgtttttattttttgtttttattttcaatattttctattttttttaatattgtaaagaaaaaagtgaaaacagactgttttcatttttccttaacacctaattaaaattttttatctaattCATAGACTCAATTGCaaacttttaaattataaaaatctaattaaaaattttaaactacAAAGACCAGAAGAATAATCAAGTTATTATTTAATTGTTCAATCAGTCTCCAAAAAATTTATTTCAACAAATTAATTAGTCCATATCATATTGCTATTTAcgtgaaaaaatttttttatcatcTCTATTATGGTTGAGattaatttatctaatttttttttaccaaaatttgaGATAGAATCGATTTGTCAAATAAATTAAAAGGTTAANNNNNNNNNNNNNNNNNNNNNNNNNNNNNNNNNNNNNNNNNNNNNNNNNNNNNNNNNNNATACCTGGAGGAGAATATCCAATGGTTCCCTTTAACCCAATGGTGCTAGATTGCTGATTAGAATCTGTGAGAA from Arachis ipaensis cultivar K30076 chromosome B09, Araip1.1, whole genome shotgun sequence includes these protein-coding regions:
- the LOC107615135 gene encoding protein FAR1-RELATED SEQUENCE 5-like — its product is MGSVNDGTQRKREPKAETRCGCEAEMRVHVHSESGRWIISHFQDVHNHELLDDRLTFMLPGHRKMDAAALEQMNMMLRVGIKTPQIYSSFVQTSGKFQNLPFLKRDMYNQIGKQQRLIGGDAMACLKFLESTVQANIGMFVRYLADKKGRLVHLFWSDNCSQLDYGLFGDVVAFDATYRKNKYMCPLVMFSGVNHHNQTIVFAAALVANENEQTYTWLLQQFLDALKGKAPGCVITDGHGAMKKAIKVVFPGAYHHLCAWHLLRNATSNLSNPRFTSEFKKCMMFDYDVWEFEDHWHYMVDALGLSDNQWVSDLYSRRRMWAIAQIRDNFFGGFRTTSRCEGLHSMLGKFVQSCHNLRDFFEQFMRCISQMRSREAHSDLLSVVREPVLQSPFLDLERSAAKKLTRAIFFNFRPMLFRACTLKVRTHTWSQTSDTFTLSRSANARRE